A stretch of the Polyangiaceae bacterium genome encodes the following:
- a CDS encoding transposase — MICSLPWGLRALLGYDRKLCAEVVSAFMAEVDRSLRWRAKRQLGLASVADAHTGGVAAVQRTDSALRLNVHFHSLVLDGVYVHENDDPRSPLEFRELDTPTRTDIAEVAARTAARVEKLLRAHGKSLDPELVEDTPPELALDEPGLAACYAAAAQGLSVSGDRAGQPPLRLIASPDPPARPAPSMRPTSPSQRCAVSTSTPCRSWTGGTAVAWSGSASTSRAPRRAGPPRAPRGRQARADVQEGVARRHASARVRAS; from the coding sequence TTGATCTGCTCACTGCCCTGGGGACTGCGAGCCTTGCTCGGCTACGACCGGAAGCTCTGCGCCGAGGTGGTGAGCGCGTTCATGGCAGAGGTGGACCGCTCACTGCGCTGGCGAGCGAAGCGCCAGCTCGGGCTAGCGAGCGTCGCAGACGCGCACACGGGCGGCGTGGCCGCGGTGCAGAGGACGGACAGCGCGCTGCGCCTGAACGTCCACTTCCACTCGCTGGTGCTCGACGGCGTTTACGTTCACGAGAACGACGACCCGCGCTCGCCGCTCGAGTTTCGCGAGCTCGACACGCCCACGCGAACCGACATCGCCGAGGTGGCCGCGCGCACCGCCGCTCGCGTCGAGAAGCTCCTCCGAGCGCACGGCAAGAGCCTCGACCCCGAGCTCGTCGAGGACACGCCACCAGAGCTCGCCCTCGACGAGCCTGGCCTGGCCGCCTGCTACGCCGCCGCCGCGCAGGGGCTCTCCGTGAGCGGCGACCGCGCTGGCCAGCCGCCGCTTCGCCTCATCGCCTCGCCCGACCCACCCGCGCGCCCCGCGCCGTCGATGCGACCGACCAGCCCATCGCAGAGGTGCGCGGTATCAACATCCACGCCGTGCAGGTCGTGGACGGGCGGGACCGCCGTCGCGTGGAGCGGCTCTGCAAGTACATCACGCGCCCCCCGTCGCGCAGGACCGCCTCGAGCGCCGCGCGGACGGCAAGCTCGAGCTGACGTTCAAGAAGGTGTGGCGCGACGGCACGCGAGCGCTCGTGTTCGAGCCAGCTGA
- a CDS encoding transposase zinc-binding domain-containing protein: MLYQTVAEHWPAFLERAEEHGGLPRFVVKEFEEYLRCGRLEHGCLHLVCRECGYSELVAFSCKQRGFCPSCLGRRMADTAVHLEQSVLPRVPIRH, from the coding sequence GTGCTCTACCAGACGGTGGCGGAGCACTGGCCGGCGTTCCTCGAGCGCGCGGAGGAGCACGGCGGACTGCCGCGCTTCGTGGTGAAGGAGTTCGAGGAGTACCTTCGCTGCGGGCGTCTCGAGCACGGGTGTCTGCATCTGGTCTGTCGCGAGTGCGGCTACTCCGAGCTCGTCGCCTTCTCCTGCAAACAGCGCGGATTCTGCCCCTCCTGCCTCGGTCGGCGGATGGCGGACACCGCCGTCCACCTGGAGCAGAGCGTCCTGCCGCGCGTGCCCATTCGCCATTGA
- a CDS encoding PDZ domain-containing protein — MTVDYPAGKLRLDGYADLPPREPDSFFALGIGFEQVTSPPIHVTQVLPGSSAADEGIAVGDELVKVGGADFASLTPYQRPWAMIDQSEHTAVPVTVPEQARRSRSRSRPASCSPIRSWTRVHRRTGVSLPAHAVELVP; from the coding sequence ATGACCGTCGACTACCCCGCCGGCAAGCTGCGGCTCGACGGGTATGCGGACCTGCCGCCGCGGGAGCCCGACAGCTTCTTCGCGCTGGGCATCGGGTTCGAGCAGGTGACCTCGCCACCCATCCATGTGACGCAGGTGCTGCCGGGCAGCAGCGCCGCGGACGAAGGCATCGCCGTCGGCGACGAGCTGGTGAAGGTCGGCGGCGCGGACTTCGCCAGCCTGACGCCCTATCAGCGCCCGTGGGCGATGATCGATCAGAGCGAGCACACCGCCGTGCCGGTGACGGTGCCCGAGCAGGCAAGACGATCTCGGTCACGCTCGAGACCCGCAAGCTGCTCACCGATCCGAAGCTGGACTAGAGTGCACCGCCGCACAGGCGTGTCATTGCCCGCGCACGCGGTCGAGCTGGTTCCGTAG
- a CDS encoding response regulator, with the protein MIAEDNFFTQVILKKTIERLGHAVEIAHNGLEVIDALGVGTFDAVIMDCQMPLLDGYSTTARLRELGYDRTALPVIALTASAVPGDREKCLRSGMNDYLTKPFTLAEVGATLERWLAAGPAPAVSKPALPEDPGSDALDVRRLEDLSGGDAAVLADVCAVFVEDMGARLSDLERAAESADAVALRRIAHVVAGSASNVGARTLESLARDVEPRAGTAEWARRPRAELRNQLDRVRGQ; encoded by the coding sequence TTGATCGCCGAAGACAACTTCTTCACCCAGGTGATTCTGAAGAAGACGATCGAGCGCCTGGGTCACGCGGTGGAAATCGCCCACAACGGTCTGGAGGTGATCGACGCCCTGGGGGTCGGTACGTTCGACGCGGTGATCATGGACTGCCAGATGCCGCTGCTCGACGGCTATTCGACCACCGCACGGCTGCGCGAGCTGGGCTACGACAGGACTGCGCTGCCGGTGATCGCGCTGACCGCCAGCGCCGTGCCCGGGGACCGCGAGAAATGCCTGCGCTCGGGCATGAACGACTATCTGACCAAGCCCTTCACCCTAGCCGAAGTCGGCGCCACGCTCGAGCGGTGGCTCGCGGCGGGGCCGGCCCCTGCTGTCTCGAAGCCCGCGCTGCCCGAAGACCCTGGCAGCGACGCTCTGGACGTTCGGCGGCTCGAGGATCTGAGCGGCGGAGACGCGGCGGTGCTGGCCGACGTTTGCGCCGTGTTCGTCGAGGACATGGGCGCGCGGCTCAGCGACCTGGAGCGGGCGGCCGAGAGCGCCGACGCGGTGGCCCTGCGCCGCATCGCCCACGTGGTCGCTGGCTCGGCCTCGAACGTCGGCGCGCGCACGCTGGAGTCACTGGCGCGCGACGTCGAGCCTCGAGCGGGTACGGCAGAATGGGCTCGTCGCCCACGGGCCGAGCTACGGAACCAGCTCGACCGCGTGCGCGGGCAATGA
- a CDS encoding transposase, which produces MWRDGTRALVFEPADLIPRLVAAVPPPRFHLLRYWRTLEPPLAPASVVPTPALDDATANKPRLLAAISSS; this is translated from the coding sequence GTGTGGCGCGACGGCACGCGAGCGCTCGTGTTCGAGCCAGCTGACCTCATCCCGCGGCTCGTCGCTGCTGTGCCCCCGCCGCGATTCCACTTGCTCCGGTACTGGCGTACTCTCGAGCCACCACTCGCGCCGGCGTCCGTCGTGCCCACGCCCGCGCTCGACGACGCGACCGCGAACAAGCCCCGCCTGCTCGCGGCGATCAGCTCGAGCTGA
- a CDS encoding transposase translates to MDLLTALGLRALLGYDRKLCAEVVSAFMAEVDRSLRWRAKRQLGLASVADAHTGGVAAVQRTDSALRLNVHFHSLVLDGVYVHENDDPRSPLEFRELDTPTRTDIAEVAARTAARVEKLLRAHGKSLDPELVEDTPPELALDEPGLAACYAAAAQGLP, encoded by the coding sequence TTGGATCTGCTCACCGCCCTGGGACTGCGAGCCTTGCTCGGCTACGACCGGAAGCTCTGCGCCGAGGTGGTGAGCGCGTTCATGGCAGAGGTGGACCGCTCACTGCGCTGGCGAGCGAAGCGCCAGCTCGGGCTAGCGAGCGTCGCAGACGCGCACACGGGCGGCGTGGCCGCGGTGCAGAGGACGGACAGCGCGCTGCGCCTGAACGTCCACTTCCACTCGCTGGTGCTCGACGGCGTTTACGTTCACGAGAACGACGACCCGCGCTCGCCGCTCGAGTTTCGCGAGCTCGACACGCCCACGCGAACCGACATCGCCGAGGTGGCTGCGCGCACCGCCGCTCGCGTCGAGAAGCTCCTCCGAGCGCACGGCAAGAGCCTCGACCCCGAGCTCGTCGAGGACACGCCACCAGAGCTCGCCCTCGACGAGCCTGGCCTGGCCGCCTGCTACGCCGCCGCCGCGCAGGGCCTCCCGTGA
- a CDS encoding PDZ domain-containing protein, protein MGDSSGSSPGSPSPRCPALADKVGGGPYTVKLGGKQVELDSLITFPVQQYLNSKAVWGVIGANVMRNFAVTLDDARSRFWLDDQRDESALLACTHAKAAPAEVSYVEADYLFVPGKAEHKPGWFLVDTGASLGAMPKSVFAELQKAHPRPALDGFYTPAAVGTFWAQLTAVGALEVAGHKVEHIVTRTIDDAMIPTPQLDAPFLGVLPTGYLRHFLMTVDYPAGKLRLDGYADLPPREPDSFFALGIGFEQVTSPPIHVTQVLPGSSAADEGIAVGDELVKVGGADFASLTPYQRPWAMIDQSEHTAVPVTVLRAGKTISVTLETRKLLTDPKLD, encoded by the coding sequence ATGGGGGACAGCAGCGGTTCGAGCCCTGGCAGCCCATCCCCTCGGTGTCCGGCGCTCGCGGACAAGGTGGGGGGTGGCCCCTACACGGTGAAGCTGGGCGGCAAGCAGGTCGAGCTCGACTCGCTGATCACGTTCCCCGTGCAGCAATACCTGAACTCCAAGGCGGTGTGGGGTGTGATCGGCGCCAACGTGATGCGCAACTTCGCGGTGACACTCGACGACGCACGCTCCAGGTTCTGGCTCGACGACCAACGGGACGAAAGCGCGCTGCTCGCCTGCACGCATGCCAAGGCTGCCCCGGCCGAAGTCTCTTACGTCGAAGCGGACTACTTGTTCGTGCCCGGCAAGGCCGAGCACAAACCCGGGTGGTTCTTGGTCGACACCGGGGCCTCTCTCGGGGCGATGCCCAAGTCGGTCTTCGCCGAGCTGCAGAAGGCTCACCCCCGGCCGGCGCTGGACGGCTTCTACACTCCGGCTGCCGTCGGCACTTTCTGGGCGCAGCTGACCGCCGTCGGCGCCCTCGAGGTCGCGGGGCACAAGGTCGAGCACATCGTGACGCGCACCATCGACGACGCGATGATTCCGACCCCCCAGCTGGACGCGCCCTTTCTGGGCGTGCTTCCCACCGGGTATTTGCGGCATTTCCTCATGACCGTCGACTACCCCGCCGGCAAGCTGCGGCTCGACGGGTATGCGGACCTGCCGCCGCGGGAGCCCGACAGCTTCTTCGCGCTGGGCATCGGGTTCGAGCAGGTGACCTCGCCACCCATCCATGTGACGCAGGTGCTGCCGGGCAGCAGCGCCGCGGACGAAGGCATCGCCGTCGGCGACGAGCTGGTGAAGGTCGGCGGCGCGGACTTCGCCAGCCTGACGCCCTATCAGCGCCCGTGGGCGATGATCGATCAGAGCGAGCACACCGCCGTGCCGGTGACGGTGCTCCGAGCAGGCAAGACGATCTCGGTCACGCTCGAGACCCGCAAGCTGCTCACCGATCCGAAGCTGGACTAG
- a CDS encoding response regulator, whose product MEKRLLDHLPTPVVCEDGERRVVYTNRAFRRLWKPELPAGRVVQRFFDLVSEPGALFVDALALRQQASELLAEHEAGSVFGVLLADGRELVCDYVPLFDGGRVTAHVWSFRDVSEARREAADDRAAREVSEAAIVARDSFLARMSHDLRSPLGVVLGAAQLLASGDASEEQRESLEAIFNASHMLLQLIDDVLDYSKLRAGRFVLTPRVVDLWALLDEAASALKSLAAGKGLEFEHSIDPDLPRWARVDPARLRQLVMNVGANAVKYTDAGAVRLHAGRSPPPAPPMLTIRVEDTGQGMSKDTLPGLFDAYSQGAGHESRGTGLGLAITRELVELMGGTVQVESTPGVGTTFALSVRVDPARPSHVMKPSRPPPPLTPSSGARRRILIAEDNFFTQVILKKTIERLGHAVEIAHNGLEVIDALGVGTFDAVIMDCQMPLLDGYSTTARLRELGYDRTALPVIALTASAVPGDREKCLRSGMNDYLTKPFTLAEVGATLERWLAAGPAPKVSKPALPEDPGSDALDVRRLEDLSGGDAAVLADVCAVFVEDMGARLSDLERAAESADAVALRRIAHVVAGSASNVGARTLESLARDVELERVRQNGLVAHVAELRNQLDRVRGAMTRLCGGAL is encoded by the coding sequence GTGGAGAAGCGGCTGCTCGATCACCTGCCGACGCCCGTCGTGTGCGAGGACGGCGAGCGACGCGTGGTCTACACCAACCGCGCCTTCCGGCGGCTGTGGAAGCCCGAGCTGCCGGCCGGTCGGGTCGTGCAGCGCTTCTTCGACCTGGTGAGTGAACCCGGGGCCCTGTTCGTCGACGCGCTCGCCCTTCGACAGCAAGCGTCCGAGCTGCTGGCCGAGCACGAGGCCGGGTCGGTGTTCGGCGTACTGCTTGCGGACGGGCGCGAGCTGGTTTGCGACTATGTTCCCCTGTTCGACGGCGGGCGCGTGACGGCCCACGTGTGGAGCTTCCGCGACGTCAGCGAGGCGCGGCGCGAGGCAGCAGACGATCGTGCCGCCCGCGAAGTCAGCGAAGCGGCCATCGTCGCGCGCGACTCGTTCCTGGCCCGGATGAGCCACGATCTGCGCTCGCCGCTCGGTGTGGTGCTGGGCGCGGCGCAGCTGCTTGCCTCGGGCGACGCCAGCGAAGAGCAACGCGAGTCGCTGGAGGCGATCTTCAACGCCAGCCACATGCTGCTGCAGCTGATCGACGACGTGCTCGACTATTCGAAGCTGCGGGCGGGGCGCTTCGTGCTCACCCCGCGGGTGGTGGACCTGTGGGCGCTGCTCGACGAGGCCGCCAGCGCGTTGAAGAGCCTGGCGGCGGGAAAGGGACTGGAATTCGAGCACAGCATCGACCCCGACCTTCCGCGCTGGGCGCGGGTGGATCCGGCGCGGCTCAGGCAGCTGGTGATGAACGTGGGTGCGAACGCGGTCAAGTACACCGACGCCGGCGCGGTGAGGTTGCACGCGGGTAGGTCGCCGCCGCCCGCCCCGCCCATGCTGACCATTCGCGTCGAGGACACGGGGCAGGGGATGAGCAAGGACACCCTCCCCGGTTTGTTCGACGCGTATTCCCAGGGCGCCGGGCACGAATCTCGCGGCACGGGGCTGGGCCTCGCCATCACTCGCGAGCTGGTCGAGCTGATGGGCGGGACGGTGCAGGTCGAGAGCACCCCAGGGGTGGGCACCACCTTCGCGCTCTCGGTGCGCGTGGACCCGGCTCGGCCCAGTCACGTGATGAAGCCCAGCCGGCCGCCGCCACCGCTCACCCCCAGCAGCGGTGCTCGGAGGCGGATCTTGATCGCCGAAGACAACTTCTTCACCCAGGTGATTCTGAAGAAGACGATCGAGCGCCTGGGTCACGCGGTGGAAATCGCCCACAACGGTCTGGAGGTGATCGACGCCCTGGGGGTCGGTACGTTCGACGCGGTGATCATGGACTGCCAGATGCCGCTGCTCGACGGCTATTCGACCACCGCACGGCTGCGCGAGCTGGGCTACGACAGGACTGCGCTGCCGGTGATCGCGCTGACCGCCAGCGCCGTGCCCGGGGACCGCGAGAAATGCCTGCGCTCGGGCATGAACGACTATCTGACCAAGCCCTTCACCCTAGCCGAAGTCGGCGCCACGCTCGAGCGGTGGCTCGCGGCGGGGCCGGCCCCCAAGGTCTCGAAGCCCGCGCTGCCCGAAGACCCCGGCAGCGACGCTCTGGACGTTCGGCGGCTCGAGGATCTGAGCGGCGGAGACGCGGCGGTGCTGGCCGACGTTTGCGCCGTGTTCGTCGAGGACATGGGCGCGCGGCTCAGCGACCTGGAGCGGGCGGCCGAGAGCGCCGACGCGGTGGCCCTGCGCCGCATCGCCCACGTGGTCGCTGGCTCGGCCTCGAACGTCGGCGCGCGCACGCTGGAGTCACTGGCGCGCGACGTCGAGCTCGAGCGGGTACGGCAGAATGGGCTCGTCGCCCACGTGGCCGAGCTACGGAACCAGCTCGACCGCGTGCGCGGGGCAATGACACGCCTGTGCGGCGGTGCACTCTAG
- a CDS encoding sigma-54-dependent Fis family transcriptional regulator yields MRPDLKRVVAVVDDDPTTRRILRHWLGGEGYEVREYADAAGALSLDASDLALACVDLTLGDASGLDVMKQLLERDAELPVVMVTASQEVEPAVGALRAGAYDYVTKPLDRERLLGSVRRAAERRNLALSVRRLETELRGSRGLGSLVGSSSAMRLLTDQVRRVLESDVPVCVFGESGTGKELVARAIHDSGHRHVGPFVAVNCGAIPQSLQASELFGHERGAFTGAQSQHRGRFEQAIGGTLFLDEIGEMSPGTQTALLRALQERTIQRVGGRTDIPVDTRVICATHRKLDELVTAGQFREDLYYRLVVFPIQVPPLRERKTDIPELVVHFLHKLAPDTRRSVTRVSPEALEALIAYDWPGNVRELGNVLHRALLCCDGEQIELGHLPQELWRGKQSDIVPALHVAQGTALPEPETFELAQIERRAIERAVKKTGGNITEAARLLGIGRATLYRKLTTYSDG; encoded by the coding sequence ATGCGCCCGGACCTCAAGCGGGTGGTCGCGGTGGTCGACGACGACCCCACCACCCGACGGATCCTCCGGCATTGGCTCGGCGGGGAAGGGTACGAGGTGCGCGAGTACGCCGACGCGGCCGGCGCGCTCTCGCTCGACGCCAGCGATCTCGCGCTGGCCTGCGTGGACCTCACCTTGGGCGACGCCTCCGGGCTCGACGTGATGAAGCAGCTGCTCGAGCGCGATGCCGAGCTGCCGGTGGTGATGGTGACCGCCTCGCAAGAGGTCGAGCCCGCCGTGGGTGCGCTCCGCGCGGGCGCCTACGACTACGTCACCAAGCCGCTCGATCGCGAACGCCTGCTGGGCTCGGTGCGGCGCGCCGCCGAACGGCGCAACCTGGCGCTCTCGGTGCGTCGGCTCGAGACCGAGCTGCGCGGCTCGCGGGGGCTCGGGTCGCTGGTTGGATCGAGCTCGGCCATGCGCCTGCTGACCGACCAGGTCCGGCGCGTGCTCGAGAGCGACGTGCCCGTCTGCGTGTTCGGAGAGAGCGGAACCGGCAAAGAGCTGGTGGCCCGCGCCATCCACGACTCGGGGCATCGTCACGTCGGGCCGTTCGTGGCGGTCAACTGCGGCGCCATTCCCCAAAGCTTGCAGGCCTCGGAGCTCTTCGGTCACGAGCGCGGCGCGTTCACGGGCGCGCAATCGCAGCACCGAGGCCGCTTCGAGCAGGCCATCGGCGGAACGCTCTTCCTCGACGAGATCGGCGAGATGAGCCCCGGCACCCAGACCGCGCTGCTCCGTGCCCTGCAAGAGCGCACCATTCAGCGCGTGGGCGGGCGCACCGACATCCCGGTGGATACCCGGGTGATCTGCGCCACCCACCGCAAGCTGGACGAGCTGGTGACTGCCGGTCAGTTCCGAGAAGATCTGTACTATCGGTTGGTGGTCTTCCCGATTCAGGTGCCCCCGCTGCGCGAGCGCAAGACCGACATCCCCGAGCTGGTGGTGCACTTTCTCCACAAGCTTGCGCCGGACACCCGGCGCAGCGTGACCCGGGTCAGCCCCGAGGCCCTCGAGGCCCTGATCGCCTACGACTGGCCCGGAAACGTGCGCGAGCTGGGGAACGTGCTTCACCGGGCCCTTCTGTGTTGCGACGGCGAGCAGATCGAGCTCGGGCACCTGCCCCAAGAGCTGTGGCGGGGCAAGCAGAGCGACATCGTTCCGGCACTGCACGTGGCCCAGGGAACGGCGCTGCCCGAGCCCGAGACGTTCGAGCTGGCGCAGATCGAGCGGCGAGCCATCGAGCGCGCCGTGAAGAAGACCGGCGGCAACATCACCGAGGCCGCGCGGCTGCTCGGCATCGGCCGCGCCACGCTGTACCGCAAGCTCACCACGTACTCGGACGGGTGA